The stretch of DNA AGGCGGGCGTGATCTGTCTGATGTCCATGTGCTTGGTTTAGGACGCGCGCTGGCGACTGTCCAGCAGACGGCGCAGGGGCGGCACGGCCCACATGCCGGTCAGCATCGCGGCGAGAAATAGCGCGCCTTGCCAGCCGCCATAGCTGATGGACGCGAGTGCGGGGCCGGGGCAAAGCCCCACAAGCCCCCAGCCGATGCCGAAGAGCACAGAGCCCAGCACAAGCGGGCGCGTGATCTCTGACCGTGGTGGTGCGGGAAAAGCCCTGCCCGCGACGGGCGTCCGCTCAGCGGTGAGCCGCCAGGCGATGATCATAGGGAGCATGGCGCCGCCCATTACAAAGGCGAGTGTCGGATCCCACGCGCCGCCGATGTCGAGGAACCCGCGCACTTTGGTCGTGTCTGTCATGCCCGAGATGTGCAAACCAGCACCGAAGAGCGCCCCACTGACCAGTGCGATGGCCGCCCGCATCACAGGCCCAGCCCAAGGCGCAGCGCAGTGACCGTCAGCACACCGGCACCCATGTAGGCGGCGGTCGCCACAAAGCCGCGCATCGACAGGCGCGACATGCCGCACACCCCGTGCCCCGACGTGCAGCCATTGGCAAACCGGGTCCCGATGCCAACGCAGAGGCCCCCGAGGACCAGAAGCCATGGGAAGGTGGTGGCCTGTGTGCTGACCTGCCATCCGGCAAGGCTCATCACTGCGGGCGTGCCGATGAGACCGACAAGGAAGGCCGCCGTGGTTGCCTTGTCCGTGCCGGAGCCGTCGACGAGGCCGCCCACCATGCCGCTGGCCCCCATGATCCGTCCGGTGCCCAGCAGGAGAACAGCCCCGGCCGTGCCGATCAAAAGCCCGCCAGCGAGGCCCCAAATCCAGTCGATTGGCACGTGTCCGTCCTCTATCCCAGAAAGATACCCACGATCACGAGCATAAGGCCCAGAACCGATACGAAGAGCGCGCCGAGGTTCAACGGCAGCACACGCGCCACGACGGCGCGCATTTCCGCGTCTTCCAACCCGGCGGCGCGCGCGCGCCATACCTTCAGAATGCACCAAACAAGGCCGATCAGGCCCACAACTGACAGGGCGGCCCCGCCCCAGATGATGCCGTCGAACACGGTAAAACTGCTATCCTGCTCCATGCCCCGGGGCTATCCGAGCGCCGTTCGGATGACAAGGGATCAAGCCCCTTGCGACACTGTGCCTGCATCGCTATCCAGCAGGCTCACTCAAGCCAAGGAGCGCGCCATGACCGACACCGCCACCAACGCAGAAAGCTACCGTGTCACGGCAGATGAATTGCGTCAGTTCATCGAACGTTTCGAACGGCTCGAGGCCGAAAAGAAGGACATCGCGGAGCAACAAAAGGAAGTGATGGCTGAAGCGAAGGCGCGCGGCTATGACACTCGGGTGATGCGCAAGGTGATCGCCCTGCGCAAGCGCGACAGCGACGACATCGCCGAAGAGGAGGCGGTGCTGGAGCTGTATAAGGAAGCGCTTGGCATGAGCTGAGCGCCCATGGCGCAGCCCCGCATTCAGCGGCCTTTGACCTTGTAGGTCAGCCGGGACAGGGGCAGCGCATCTTGCGCACGAGCGATCCCGATCTCGATCGGCACGCCGGACTGCGTGTCCGTCAGTGCGCGCGCGGATGGGCCATCCTTCATGTGTTTGTCGACCCACTGCTTGGGCGCCAGGATCACCGGCGCCAGATCGCGCCCGTTTTGTGTAAGAACATAGGCGTGACGCGTCCGCGATGACCCGTCGCGAAAGGCCCGCTTGCAGGCCAGTCCATTTTCCACGATTTGCGAAAGCCGCTCCGACGAAACTAATTTCGGGATCTCGATGTCCGATCGGAAATCGACAACCTTCGATGACGCAAGCCATTTCAAACCGCGCGTGGCCATCTGCCATGCGCAGGCACAACCGTTCCGTCATGTGCCGGATGGCATCCCGGTGTTTGAGGATCTGCCGACGGGCTAGGGCGCGATGAAGGTCACGCCAGGAATGGCGGCCACGCGTGCCATGTCCTCTTCATACAGGTTGGTCATCGTTTCGATGACCTCATCCGTCCAGCCGGGGGCGTTCAATTCTTCCTCAATCTCTTCCTCGATTGCGAACTTGTCGAGGAAAGCGACGATCACCCGCCGCTTTTGCGCCTCTGTCATCGTCGGGTGGGATTTGAGGTATGCGCGGAAGCGCTGCATGCCTTCCTTGGACATGATCTCGGACAGAAGATCGAAGCCGCCAATGATCTTTTCGCCGGGTTCCAACCCTGCCAATTCGCGCACGATCTGTGCCCACAACATGGGCATGTCTTCGAAACACCATGTGGTGATCGTGACGTCGGGTGCCGCCGAGCGGATGGCGTTGATCGTGTCGGACCAGCGGACGGCATATGGATCGGCCCCGCGCAGGAAGGCGTCCATGTCGTCCTGCGGCGCCTGGTCAAAGAGCGCGGGCAGAAAGGTTGCCGGGTTGCGCAAGGCCAGAAACACCTCGACCTGATCATTTACGAAAAGGGCTGACAATTGCGCGATGCGTTCGGCTGCCGCTTCGTAAATGAAGCCGTTGCGCACGCAGGCCCGCGGTGCGCCGAACAGGAACATATGGCTCAGGATCATGCGTTCTGCGGTTTCCTCATCCAGAATGAGGTCCAGCAGGACATCCCGTGCATCCGGCGCAGGCGGTGCATCCTGTAGGGCGGCCATGGTCTGTTTCAGGAGGGTGCGGTATTTTCCCGGTCCCGGAACGGCGACCCCGCGCTTCGAGAAATCCTCCTTGTTGCGCAGCAGGCAGCGGACAAGGCGCTCCTCTTCCGTGAAGTGGGCACCTGCGTGAAGGACAATTTGCATGCGGATCGACCTGCCGGGAACTGTGAACGACACGCGGTAGATACACGGAAAGCGGACCGAGATAAAACCTCTGACCCGGATGGAAAAACGATCTTGCCACCACGAAGCGCAAGGAGTAGACGGTGCGCCCAAGGCCCCTATAGCTCAGCTGGTAGAGCAACTGATTTGTAATCAGTAGGTCCGCGGTTCGAGTCCGTGTGGGGGCACCATTTCACATCATAAACATTCATTTTTGTTGGCAAACTCAGGACTTTGAGAGTTTGGTCCACCTTCTGGTTCGCCAAAAAATCAGCGAAACAGGGTGTTGCCATGTTCAGCCTAGGCACACCTGCCGACCTTACACACTCTTGTGGTGCCGAGGTTGTCGTAACCCTAGGGCATCGCAATGGTGTTCAATTATGGAGAGTTTGTGATGCGGATACTATCGAAGAAGCAGGTGAAGGAGCTGGTTCTGTACTCACCTCAACATGTTGCACGTCTCGAGAAAATCGGGAAGTTCTCCAAGCGGATACAACTTGGGCCTAGGGTCAGGACCCGTTGATTTTCACTTAACGGCGTGGTTCACGGTTCGAAAATCGAGCGGTGAACATGTCTGATCTTTTTCGGTCGAGCGACGCGCAGATGGCGCGTCTTGAGCCTTTCTTTGAGGTGCCCCTAGATTTGTAGACGCTTTGCCCCCTAACTTGCGGCGAGGAGGCCGACATGGGGACAAGCAACTATAGCGACTGTTCTGTGCAGGCTGATCATCAGTGCACTCCGCAGATTTCTTATCTTTCCCGCGCCGCTGACCGTGGCGGGAAAGGCGGATTTGAAACGTCGTCCTTCCGTCCAAACCTATAGGCACAGGCGACTTCGGTTCCGGCTTGACCCATCTCCGCCATGAACAGCCAGAAATTCTGGCCAGAGCCGGGGGCAGGAAGATCAAACCGATGAACCGACGAACATTTTACATGCTGGGTCTCGCAGCAGCTTCTATGCCGCTGGCGCGCCTTTCTTTTGGACAGCAACACGCTAACGAAACCGAAGTTGGCTATCAAATTGCCGCGATAAACGACGGCCTTCTGACCGTGCAACATGGAGGTATGGCGCAGGATGGCCTCGCGGTCGATGACGACACGCTTTTTCAAGTGGCGTCATGTTCAAAGACCGTGACATCACTTGCCGTTCTGACCTTGGTCCGTGATGGTCACTTGGCGCTCGACGCACCAGTGAACCAATACCTGAGGCGCTGGCAATTGCCTGGTCTACGAGGCGATACAGCGACGGTTGCGGAACTTATGTCTCACACTTCAGGCACTTCAACCCATGGATTTGGTGGATACGGCCCATCCGAAGACCTGCCCGACCTATTTGAAATCCTCGACGGGCGCACGCCTGCAAATTCCGGTGCGGTGCGGGCCGGTCCGCGGCTGTTCGGTCAGTTCCGATATAGCGGTGGAGGAACGATGGTGTTACAGGCGCTGATCGAAGAGGTCACCAATGAGGCTTTGTCAACCTATACATCAAGAGCGGTTCTTCAGCCCATTGGCGCGTCTTCGGCAACCTTCGCGATTACGCCGCAAGCGGCCTTCGCCCATGGCGTCTTGGAGAGCGGCGAACCCGTGGAAGGTGGGTTCAGAAGGCACCCGGAAAGTGCAGCTGCCGGACTATGGGCTACGGCTTCGGACCTCGCAAAAATTCTTCAAACGATACTCGATTCCTTGCACTACAAACGTCGCGCTATTTTGCCGTTCGAGTTGGTCTCACGAATGATCACACCGGTGAGCCAGCAATCCGGATTGGGCCTGTTTGTTGAACCGGGACGCGTCATTTGGCACGAGGGGCGAAATTATGGGTTCGATGCCATTATGGCAGCCGAACTTGCAACTGGCCGGGTCCGCGCGGCAGTTACCAACCGAAATGGTGCTATAGAACGCTACGCACAAGGGCTGCGTCCTTTATGAATTGCAGTCTGGCATACGCGAGGAAGTTGGGTTTATGGACGACATTCTGGTCGAGATGACGAGCCTTGGCTCGGTCGCAATCGCCTTTTTTGGTGCTGCTTTCTGCCTGATGCAAACACGACACTCACGCGTCAGCCGGAGTTTCGCGATTTTCCTCGCAGCCATCGCAGTGAACAACCTCCCAGATGCCTTCACCCAGGTATTTGTATCCTTGCCAAGTGTCTATGCATCGACAGCGGACTTGATCACATGGCCCAGCTCGTTTTTTCTTGCACCTCTTTTTTGGCTCTATGTGCAGATCTTAACATCATCAGAACAGGAGCTGCCCACGCGCCTTGCCCGACATTTTGCCCTGCCTGCTGCGAGCGTCGTCGTCGTGATCATGGTCTTGGCATCGCCGCCAGCCATTCGCGAGGCGCTGTTTTCGAACGATTCACAGCCGACATCAGCAGGGTATGTGACGCTTATGGTATTTATGGGGTTACTCCAACTTGCGGTTTTTCCCCAGATCGCATTCTACCTGGTCCTCATTCTGCGCCGCCTTTCCAGATTCCGTCTCAAGCTGCGTGACTACTACTCCAGCACCGAACAATTCGAGTTGCGCTGGATATACGTCATCGGCGGCTTGGGCTCTTCATTTTGGCTTGCCATGACACTGCTATTGTTGGGTGCCGTAGGCTTCGAAGAAGCCCCACCGTCAGTTGTCATTTTGGCAAGCTGCGTCGGTTTCTTACTTGTCAGCGCATTGACGCTCTGGGGGATACGCCAGCGTCCCCCATTGTCACCCGCCACTGAAGATGATGCCTCGGCGACCAACGCGCAGCCATCGGGAAAGTACGAGAAATCGGCTTTGAGCCCTGAAGCTTCTGAGCGTTTGTGCCGCAAACTTCGCAGCGCTATGGAAGTGGACCACTTGCATCGAGATGCCAACCTGTCGCTGTGGGCTCTGGCCAGTCACATAGGCGCGTCATCAAACTACATCTCTCAGACACTGAATGAGGTGATAGGTGAGAGTTTCTTCGATTTTGTAAACAGCTACAGAATCGCCGAGGCCAAAAGCTTGCTGGCGACGACAGACAAATCTGTCTTGAACATAACGTACGACGTCGGCTTCAACGCCCGCTCCTCGTTTTACAATGCTTTCAAACGGCATGCCGGACAAACACCTACGAGTTTTCGAAAAAGTATGTCTAAGCGTGATGGGGTGGACGACATTACAGGACAGCCAGGCGAAACCTGATCAATCAAGACTGACCAGGACGAACCAATCACCACTCACGAACACCTGAAACCAGAAGGTCATGGCTTCGCGGATTCCTCGCGGGGCTGAAAGCCTTGTCCACTAACCCGTGCTCATTCGACACCCGGCACGAAACCAAAACATAAGAAAGAACATCAATGAAAAGATACGCACTTCTTGCAGTGCTTGGACTGAGCGCCTGCGACTCTCCTGCGGAAATCTCAGCTAGCCGACAGCTGGATGCCGCCTGTTTGGAAGGGAATATCGAGGCGTGCG from Tateyamaria omphalii encodes:
- a CDS encoding helix-turn-helix domain-containing protein, which translates into the protein MDDILVEMTSLGSVAIAFFGAAFCLMQTRHSRVSRSFAIFLAAIAVNNLPDAFTQVFVSLPSVYASTADLITWPSSFFLAPLFWLYVQILTSSEQELPTRLARHFALPAASVVVVIMVLASPPAIREALFSNDSQPTSAGYVTLMVFMGLLQLAVFPQIAFYLVLILRRLSRFRLKLRDYYSSTEQFELRWIYVIGGLGSSFWLAMTLLLLGAVGFEEAPPSVVILASCVGFLLVSALTLWGIRQRPPLSPATEDDASATNAQPSGKYEKSALSPEASERLCRKLRSAMEVDHLHRDANLSLWALASHIGASSNYISQTLNEVIGESFFDFVNSYRIAEAKSLLATTDKSVLNITYDVGFNARSSFYNAFKRHAGQTPTSFRKSMSKRDGVDDITGQPGET
- a CDS encoding DUF6691 family protein — protein: MRAAIALVSGALFGAGLHISGMTDTTKVRGFLDIGGAWDPTLAFVMGGAMLPMIIAWRLTAERTPVAGRAFPAPPRSEITRPLVLGSVLFGIGWGLVGLCPGPALASISYGGWQGALFLAAMLTGMWAVPPLRRLLDSRQRAS
- a CDS encoding serine hydrolase domain-containing protein — encoded protein: MTHLRHEQPEILARAGGRKIKPMNRRTFYMLGLAAASMPLARLSFGQQHANETEVGYQIAAINDGLLTVQHGGMAQDGLAVDDDTLFQVASCSKTVTSLAVLTLVRDGHLALDAPVNQYLRRWQLPGLRGDTATVAELMSHTSGTSTHGFGGYGPSEDLPDLFEILDGRTPANSGAVRAGPRLFGQFRYSGGGTMVLQALIEEVTNEALSTYTSRAVLQPIGASSATFAITPQAAFAHGVLESGEPVEGGFRRHPESAAAGLWATASDLAKILQTILDSLHYKRRAILPFELVSRMITPVSQQSGLGLFVEPGRVIWHEGRNYGFDAIMAAELATGRVRAAVTNRNGAIERYAQGLRPL
- a CDS encoding DUF2312 domain-containing protein → MTDTATNAESYRVTADELRQFIERFERLEAEKKDIAEQQKEVMAEAKARGYDTRVMRKVIALRKRDSDDIAEEEAVLELYKEALGMS
- a CDS encoding YeeE/YedE family protein, with the translated sequence MPIDWIWGLAGGLLIGTAGAVLLLGTGRIMGASGMVGGLVDGSGTDKATTAAFLVGLIGTPAVMSLAGWQVSTQATTFPWLLVLGGLCVGIGTRFANGCTSGHGVCGMSRLSMRGFVATAAYMGAGVLTVTALRLGLGL